CAGCTATGGCCTGTGGCAACCCCCATGGAGATGATATTTCCACAGATGACACGGGGATAATTTCCATCTGTGTGTGTCTTGTGTTTAAGCAAACCTCTTGAAAAAGCAGAGAAAACAAGTTCAATAAGAAAGTAGATGAACTTAGATACCCCAAGAGTGGTTATTCTTGTGAATCAATTGAtgacaacaaataaaaatttagtaCTATTGTGTCAAGGCACTATAGTAGTCATTGGGGAATACaagtatatataatacaatatgtcATGCTCACCAGGAATGTACATTCATTCTAGtgtcaacaagaaaaaaagtatatgtaaaaaagataaccaaaataaattaaaacaaatatatcaaaaatggtaaaattaaaataaatatatccaaagtgatgaaattaaaataaatatatacaaaatggtgaaattaaaataaatatatccaaaatggtgaaattaaaataaatatatcgaaatggtgaaattaaaataaatatatcaaaatggtgaaattaaaataaatatatccaaaatggtgaaattaaaataaacatatccaaaatggtgaaattaaaataaacatatccaaaatggtgaaattaaaataaacatatcCGAAAtggtgaaattaaaataaatatatctgaaatggtgaaattaaaataaatatatccgAAATggtgaaattaaaataaacatatccaaaatggtgaaattaaaataaatatatccgAAAtggtgaaattaaaataaatatatctgaaatggtgaaattaaaataaatatatccaaaatggtgaaattaaaataaatatatacgaaattgtgaaattaaaataaacatatcCAAAGTggtgaaattaaaataaacatatcCGAAAtggtgaaattaaaataaatatagccGAAAtggtgaaattaaaataaatatatccaaaatggtgaaattaaaataaacatatcTGAAATGGTGAAAGGGACTATTGGTTGGAGGAATCCAGAAAGGTTTTATGCAGAAGATGGTCCTATCTTGAAGAAAGGAACAAACTCTATGAGGTTGAAATAAGGAGTAAGTCCATTCCTTTCTTGCATATAGAATAGCCACATGTAGCAGTACACAAAGATGCAAAACTGAGAATTAGACTGtaatatgtaaagaactgagaACTTGTGGATCACAGAGTATAGGATGGGAAATAAAGCCCAATGGTGTTGCAAAGAGAGTGTGGGATAAGGTCATGCCGAGCTTTAAGTCAGAggcattaatattatattttattctagacaCAATAGGGAGACTCTAGTGTTGATTGAGTAGGAGAATCCATAGTCAGATTTTGGCTTTTTCAGAAGAATGAAGGCAGGTTGAGAGTGGGGAGAAGCTGGAAACCAAGGGACCCACACCCCCCCTAGTCTCCCTAGTGTTCAATCAGCTTCATCTCCACCTGCCTATGGTAGAGCACTGGACTCAATCAAAGCTTTTCCCTCTCCTATCCCCTGCATGCAGGGCCCACACCTGGGGGAATGGAATGTTCTCCCAGGTGCCTCTGTGGTTCTCAAGATCTGTGGCTCATTCTCAGGACAATCTGGCTGAGCTGGCTCTCATGTCAAATTCTATAGAAGCTTGTTTTCTCCTTCCCTGATTTACACTGTTTGCTGTGGATTAGACTACTCCCCCAGACTCCCACCTGCTAGGTGGCTAACAAGGAAAGCCTTGAAGGCTGTATTTGACTACCCTGAATTGAAGGCtttcttaaaaatcaataaacagaGTGGAAGCTGATATATTCCACACCTCTCAGTCAGCTGTGGGGCTGTGAAGATGGGCCTGCTCTAGAAAAATTGCTTAActgttctcttctcatttttatcgAATACACTTATCATGCACGCACAAGACGTTTTCACAAAGATTCTATAGAGAAGAGAGAGTGGGCGTACAGGTCCATGGTTCACAATATCTTCTGGATCCAATTTTTATTGTCAATGGTCagagtaaaaaatatatttctattttcttccactctatttcttctttagtttGAGAATCAATCCCtgaattgtttagtttttttttttttttttttttttttttttttaatgcagttgTATTAGCTTCAGATGGATTTCTTCTGTGTGAATTTGAGAGATGGCTATGGTATAGTGAGTAGAGAGCTGAcgtcagagtcaggaagaactgcaTTTATATTCTCTGACACAGACTGATCTACAAACAACTTCCTGAGACTATAAGTTGGGAAATAAATGCCAATCTATATTGGTGCATCATTTATAATAGTATTTCCTTACAGGCAAgttcaaaacaaaaattgataagACTTAGCTGCTCTTATTGATTTCATCTTAAAAtccttaattaaattaatttaattaaattaattaaaattaattcattggaaaatctattattaaaaataaaatatggtagTTCAACTCTTATTGCTAGGGATGGTAGAACATGACAAGATCTGTATCATTTGACAGCTGTTTGTTGTCCACTTTCTTGTTTCATTTACTATCTCGGTATAATCTACCTAGCAAAAAGTTCAAGCAATGACTAGATAAGGTAGTTTTTTACACCCCTGATCCTGAGCTGATCGGCAAGTATTTCATATTATCTTGGCCAGTCTTATGTCTATCTTGTTACTTGCTAGACATCCCATGCCATGACTAGAATGCAAACCCTTCCCAAAATAGCTCAGAGAATAGTAATCAAATTAAATTATCATGCAAAGTAATTTTATGCCAATGAATTGTGCTATTACTCTAATCACCAATCTCTTTGATCTCCCTCTTTCAGAAGACATCTTCATGGAGATCATTCTCCTAGATGCATCGCCTTTCTCTATTAAATGAGAAGTTCCTTGATGGGATTTGACTATCTCCAATTCATCCTGTATCTTTCTTGTAAACAGTTGCCATCTCTCTTTTTAGATTGTGAGTCTCTATGCATTGGGattcttttatctcttctcaGTTCTTAACACCATAACTAGCACATAAAATCCTTGTTGCTAACATGCCTTCTTGACTTCCAGTGACTCTGCTTTTATTATTTGTAGGCCTGGTACTTTGTTCAGGATTTGTACCGtttataaaaaatgctttttatttattcatttgttcattcattattTCTAGTCTTCTTCTATTATCTCTCTGTATTCTCTCTTGGTGATGTCTTGGGCCCTCATGTGTTTGTATCCTTTCTCCAAGTCTGTTTTTGGAATTCAATTCACTTCCAAACAATTCACCAGGTATTCACTGAGGGCCTACTCTATGTAGGACACTAGGTAAGGGCTTAGGGGAAAAAGGAAACCATTCTGCTCCTCAAGAAAGATAAATGCAAGGGAGCCACAAGAATTAGGAATTGTATACACTGTGATTGTTTTGGATtgtcatgactgaaaaatagtCAGATTAGGTTTGTTCACTCAAATAATGGAAGCTAATCagtttgaggaaaaaagaaagaaaaggaaattacaaatgtCTGAGTCTGGTTTTCTGAAAAGACCAGAAAGCATGCTATATAAAGTAAGTAATGAGTTGAGGATTAGACCAGCAAGCTGTACATATACCACCATAATGTGCAAATGAATAGGAGGCTTAAGTGTGACTCATTACAAGACACATatgcaaacacatacacatgtgaacatatgcacatatatatacaaaaacatgaGATTAGAAGAACAGTCTTGCACAGTGAATATATTATGGTAGAGTTGGGATCAATAAGACAAgacttcaaattctttttttttaattatatatatatatatttataatattatcccttgtattcatttttccaaattatccctccctccctctactacctccccccgaaagaattcaaattctatctggaacatttattagctatgtgctTGGTCCTGGTCAGTTAAaatttcagcctcagtttcttcatatgcaaaatgatTAAATAGCAAATGGTGAAAATCATTTGAGAGGAGGcatgtaaaatatttgcaaactttgaagtatTATTTAAGTGTTAATTATCATCATCACAATTAAGATTTCAGAATTATTGTTGAGGGAAAATAAGTAACcaaataaagaatgaatgagcTTACAAAATAAAGTGATCAATGTTGATTCGATAAAGTTAAACAgcttttgtaagaaaaaaaaaaaaaaaacaaggtcatCAGATCAAGAATAAAAACTAGCAGGGTAAAATTGATCTTAGTTTTCTGTTTGGTTTCATATacatttctttaaggaaaatagatattttattaaaaCAGTATTGGATATCAGTACAATTACTTAAACTCATAGAGACAATTTTAGTTAAATTAATTCAAGATTAAAAGATCACTTTTTTCGTTAAtcctttttgtcctttcttctttctctctctctgtctctctctgtctctctgtctctctctctctctgtctctctctctctctgtctctctctgtctctctctctctctctgtctctctctctctctctctctctctctctctctctctggctctctctctctctctctctctctctctctctctctctctctatgtctgtctgtcttgctctgtctctctatctctgtttctatctctgtctctgtctccatctatgTCTGTCTCTAAAAGAGCATTTTTTTGTTAATCCTTTTTGtccttgcttctctctctctctctctctctgtctctctctctgtctctctctatctctttgtctctctctgtctgtctctttctctctctctctgtctctctctctctctctctgtctctctctctgtctctgtctctctctgtctatgtctgtctgtcttgctctgtctctctaactctgtttctatctctgtctctgtctccatctgtgtctgtctctaaaAGATCATTTTTTGTTAATCCTTTTTGtccttgcttctctctctctctctctctctctctctctctctctctctctctctctctctctctctctctctctctctctctctctctctctctctctctctctctctctctctctctctctctctctctctctctgtctatgtctttctgtcttgctctgtttctatctttgtctctgtctccatctgtgtctgtctctaaaAGATCATTTTTTTGTTAATCCTTTTTGTCCTtgctcctctctgtctctgtctctgtcctctctgtctctctctctgtctctctctctctctttctctctctctctttctctctgtttctatctctgtctctgtctccatctatgtctgtctgtctgtctgtctctgtcttgctctgtctctctctctctccgctcctttctcctctctctccctcccccttccacttcttttttcctcatctattactAACCACCAACCCTCAACTCCCTGGATATCCATAAGcataagaattttaaattttgttgaaGCATAGAAATCTCTGGGAAATGTCTCAAGAAAGCAAGACATCGTAGACTCTGATGAGCCAATGGCAAATGTCTCACAAACCCTGAGTAGCTTATTCACTGAAATTCAAATCCCTGGTAGGAACACTCCTTGTCATTTTAATTAGGGAACAGACGTGGATCACTGATTTCTGAAGCTGGCTCTGGCTACCTTAACTATTTATGAGTGAAAACCGAGCACTCCCGATCACGGAAGTTAGAAAGATGGAGAAACAGTTATAAGTATCACACACGGAAAACCCACtacagctggaaaagaaaatctggacctggggctgggggaggaaggCATAGGCAGGGGATCATCAGAGTAGCATTTCAGGGGAACTGTTCCCAATCACTTTGATGCTGGGGTATGAAGACCCTCAGCCCAGCTAATCACCATGAATGCTTCCCAAGCGACCCCCCTACGAGCCAGCGCACAGTCCAGCCTAGTTGTGTCATCACAGGTTGATTCATCCTAATATTACACACACTGTGGCCCTCTGATCCTGGCCTTATAGAGAGGCGTCCCGTGTCTTGACCCAGTGGGGGTGAATAAGTCAACAGAATGCAGAAACCAAGCAAACCAAGCAGGATTAGGAAGGTGGCTTTATTTTGGTGCCTTGGATTTCAAGCAGATTAAATAATCAAAAAGCCCAGGCTGTTAGGTCGTAGCTTCAATGCTACAGCTGTTCCCTGAGGTTTGACAGACACTCTTTATGTGTGCCCTGTTGAGTgaatgagagagacagggaaGCTCTCAGTGAGCCAGacaattgagagagagagagaaagagagagaaagagaaagagaaagagagagagagacagacagagacggagaaagatagacacatacagagagagagacacacagagatagagacagagacacacagagacagagatacacagagacacatacagagagaaggGCACAATAAGCTTTCCTACTGAAGATCTAATGGAGACCCTGGGAAGAATTGTTTTGATGAACGATCTTCAGGAAGCTGCCATCATCCCTCCCTCTTAAGCATAATCGAGGCAAAACAAAGATGgattaggagaaggaaaagaaaaaagaggcagCTCGCTGATGTAAAGTTGGCTTATTCCTTTCCCATTGATTAAGTTGGATGAAATAGTGTAAGTCAAACTTCCAAGGACCAGCCATGAAAGGTGAGATATTCATTGATTGTCTTCTACTAAATGTCCTATACTTGGTCGGTAGCCTGGGCAGCTTTCTAAATTGGAGAGAAACTTGTAAGAATTGGCTTTTAAGGAGgtctttctcttccccattttcaagCAGATGCAGAATGGCTGTTTATCTCAGAttctgggaagggaaaaaatagttcAAAACAGAGATGTTTAATTGGTCTGCCATgggccattattttttttttttaacagggagCTAAGAGGTGGTTGTCCTGtgtgctgtctttttttttttttttttttttttcctttttgtcttcagGATAAGAGTTAGGAAGAGATGTCTAAACTGAACATAATCACAGAAAGGCAAGCCTTTCATTAATAGATTAGTGTGCTCTGTTGAAAGCACATTCTCTAGTTTAAGGTCTGATTTCCTGTTGCAAATTAATGTTTGAGCTCCACAGTCAACACTCAGGGCGCCCTGTAATTTCCAAGGCTCTTAAATAGAGATTGACGGAGAGATCTTTGTCTTTGAAACAGGTCACTTAGCTTATTTACAGAATCCCAGAAACAACTTGAGGTGAATGCTTTGGAGTGGGGTGGGGTGGCATGGGGGTGGCAAATGTTCAAAGGCCATTTAACCAAAATATATCAAGTGGGATCTTCCTGCCAGGGATTGCTCCATCTCTTCATTATCTCACTATGTGCACATTAGACaggattattgaaaaaaaaaaaaaaaaaaaaaaaaagaaagaaaaaaaaaaaagaaaagaaaaacagaaaaagaaacaactgTAAGTGTATTTAACAGAAACATGGTATTATTCCCTGAGtcaaaagcaaaggaaacattgTCAAGAGCTTTTCTTGCAAACAGATAATACTTTTAAGCTTTCAACACAGCAATACTGGCTTGTGAATCCCACGAGAGGAATCAAAGCTGGATGTCACCAATATTTGCCATTGTTAGAAACTTGGACCCTTGGGAAAGAAAGGGATCCagaaattgaaatgatttttaatcATCCTGGAAATGGAATGAAGTCTTTGATTAACTGTTTTCAGAAAACTGAATTCCTCTGATCTCACACATTTCTACTAGTCTACTCTACTCTAGGGCATTGATGAAAAAGAGAACAGGATCTGGAGCCAGGCTTTCACTTTCAAGGTTATGTATTGAATATTAGCATTGTCTTAGAAAACTGAAGGGTCagctaaaatgaaaaggaatacaATATAATGACCAATCTTAAATTGAaacagatatataaaaatatacatgctttccccctcccttcctttttttttttaatcaaaaggaGAGGGGCTATATGTTAAGAATATGGCATTGCAGTTAGAACTGGGTTCATTTGCTTACGTGTTTCACCTTTGTTGTAAAGGAAGGTTCATTAGATGGCAGAGCTAGAGGGTGGTATATTTGGAAATGACTGTAATGTGAAAATAAAAGGCATCAGCAAAactgtgaaataaaaaaaggaaggaaggcaagaaggaaggaaggaagaaggaaggaaggaaggaaggaaggaaggaaggaaggaaggaaggaaggaaggaaggaaggaaggaaggaaggaaggaaggaaggaaggaaggaaggaaggaaggaaggaagaaaggaaggaaggagggaaggaaggaaggaaggaaggaaggaaggaaggaaggaaggaaggaaggaaggaaggaaggaagggagggaggaagggaggaaggaaggaaggaaggaaggaaggaaggaaggaagggaggaaggaagggagggaggaagggaggaaggaagagaaaggaaggaaggaagagaaaggaaggaagggaaagcaggaaggcaggaaggcaggaaggaaagaaggaaggaaggaaggaaggaaggaaggaaggaaggaaggaaggaaggaaggaaggaaggaaggaaggaaggaaggaaggaaggaaggaaggaaggaaggaaggaaggaaggaaggaaagaaagaaattgacaaCTTCCTCTTTCAATGTGATACTTTGGGGACTTAAAACTTCTAAATACCTAgtaagagaaaagcaaaacaaaacaaagataaatCCTTAGACTCAGTTGGTAATAGTGGCTCATCTCCAAATTCTCTACTTGCCCCCAACAAGGGTTCCTAGCTTCATCTTCATTGTACTCCCAGGGAGATGTTATTCAATCCTGTGCTATATTATTAATCCATTCCAAAGGGAGAAGACTAGCTTCCATAGTCTTCATCTTGAAAGCCACTTCTCCAATGTGATCTCCTTCCCTTTGCTGCAGGTGACTTGCTCTGGCTCTCCAGCGTCCTCCTGCTACTCCACGGGGCCGGCAGCTGTCCAGAAAAGTGTCTTTGTCACAAACCTACAAAGTCCGTTGACTGCAGCAGGCAAGGTTTGAGGGAAATCCCCTTGGAGCTGCCTCCTCGGACCCAGATCCTCCATCTCCAGCATAACCAGATTAAAGACGTCCCCACTTCCGCCTTCAGCAGGACGCCCTTGCTCCGAAGCTTAGATCTCTCTAATAATGCCCTTTTCACCCTGGCTCCTGGAGCCTTCTTGGGCCTTGACCACTTACAAGTTTTAAACTTAACACAGAATTCTCTTCATTCCCTGGAAAGCAAAGTTTTCCAATCCTTGCCTCAGTTGCAGGAGCTGGATCTGTCCTTCAACAACATACAGGAGCTGCCCAGTTTTAAGGGGGAGACACTGAACCACCTAACTCGGCTTGCCGTACAGAGGAACCAACTACAGCAAGTTCACAGGGCTCAGCTAGCATCACTTCCCAGCCTGAGAGCTTTATTCTTCAGGGACAACCTCTGGAAATGCAATTGCCACCTACTGGACCTTAAACTGTGGCTGGAGAGCTTTGTATACAAAGGTCAGTATTGTGTGTACTGAGACATCTTCTGTCTTCCAGTACTCTGGAAAGATTTGGGTTTGCTCTGTACTTTAGAAAGTGctctgagggggcagctagggggcgcagtggatagagcaccagccctgaagtcaggaggacctgagttcaaatctggtctcagacactcaacacttcctggctgtgtgaccctgggcaagtcacttaaccccagcctcaggggggggggggaagtgctCTGAGAGTGGGCAGTCCAGGGCTAATGTCTGTGCCTGGGATGACGACTCCACAGGAACGGGCAGGATGGGGACAAGAGTCCCTGTGAAATGGGGATGTTTGTACATCTAGTGGCAAATGGGGCATATTAAAGAGTGTTGGCTAGTGTCACAGACAGAGCAGAAATGGATCTCAGAGAACAACAgattcctacacacacacatacacacacatactccttTTATAAAGGATTTTCTGAGAAAGGAAAGGGCATTCCAAGGAAAATCTGGATCagtattttttttgtctcttatcACAAACATGTATATGTTTGTGATGTATATTATACATAGGTATATTTGTATAAATGGGCACTAGTGTATAGATATGTGTGCTTATTCAGCCACATGTGTAACGGAAGCCCATGTTTTCTTGTAGAGAGtatttgtgtgtgggggggaatgcttgtatatgaatgtgtgtgtaaatgagtgagtgtgtgtgtgtgtgtgtgtgaaagagagagaaagagagagagagagacagacagagagagagacagagagagacagagagagagagagaaagagacagagagagacagagagacagagacagagagacagagagacagagacagagacagagacagagagagagagaaagagacagagacagagacagagagacagagacagagagacagagagacagagacagagagagagagagagagacagagagagacagagagacagagagagagagagagagagagagacagagacagagacagagagagagagagagagagagagagagagagagagagagagagagagagagagagagagagagatatgaaatGTTTCCCCCATTGCTGTCTACTTAATGCTTAGTGACCTGAGCAAAGTCATTTACCTTTTAGGCTCCCCATCAACTACTAAAGATAATAATTAGCAGAAGAGTTACTGATCTACATGGTGCAAGAAATTTTTTCCACCTACTAAAATCACAGCTTTAATGCCTCTCccaccccacaaaaaaaaaaaaaaaatagaagagaaaggagaagggggaaagaaaagaaaagagagaggtgaaagaaagaaagagaagagagatagaagaaaagggaggaagagaaaggtagAAGCTAAGTAGAAAAGgctcaaagagagagaaaaagaaagccagagagggagggaaggagggagggaaggaaggaaagaaggaacag
This sequence is a window from Sminthopsis crassicaudata isolate SCR6 chromosome 1, ASM4859323v1, whole genome shotgun sequence. Protein-coding genes within it:
- the LRTM1 gene encoding leucine-rich repeat and transmembrane domain-containing protein 1; its protein translation is MKGDLLWLSSVLLLLHGAGSCPEKCLCHKPTKSVDCSRQGLREIPLELPPRTQILHLQHNQIKDVPTSAFSRTPLLRSLDLSNNALFTLAPGAFLGLDHLQVLNLTQNSLHSLESKVFQSLPQLQELDLSFNNIQELPSFKGETLNHLTRLAVQRNQLQQVHRAQLASLPSLRALFFRDNLWKCNCHLLDLKLWLESFVYKGGITDGVICSAPDIWKGKDLLKIPYELYNTCLPVLGNGGPVQTQFPDTAEPDLPRSGRPQEQTDKNQSGCDLKAKTRPVSLRHALATVVITGVICGVVCLMMLVAAVYGCTYAAIMAKSHREPLSHAIERRSLQEEKGPLAASLP